A DNA window from Longimicrobium sp. contains the following coding sequences:
- a CDS encoding EAL domain-containing protein — MKTPTPPRSPETDELLRTLQQREEWFRAVFEGSAMGIAVVDMKGRFIDANAAFLRMVGRTAEEMKELPFASLDHEDDQERDSRLFRRLVAGELAHYQLEKRYVRKDGTELTVRLTASVVRDADGKPRFCVAMVDDVTQRTRAEAERELLEERLRHLALHDPLTGLPNRVLLAERMHEASETPEGEPGKCAVLFLDLDRFKNVNDSLGHGAGDELLRQVSARLAACARPGDTVARFGGDEFILFLPRVSGKEEALTVAGQVRDVLAAPLELGSYRTYTSASIGVALGDCPGESPDELLRNADMAMYHAKAGTSGTHLAVFDASMHRAVVERLRLETDLRAALERGELRLYFQPIVSLDTGAVVGAEALARWEHPVHGPVPPDRFILLAEDTGLIGALGAWVLDEAARQIAWWRAELPEAAELEVSVNLSARQLREPGLVDAVAATLREHHLPPGALKLELTESSLVQDPAAAAVVLRALKKRDVQVYLDDFGTGYSSLSSLHRLPLDALKIDRSFVAGLDGGSTGAHKGAEIVRTIVALARSLGVRVVAEGVETREQLAALHDLGCDFAQGYLIGRPVPADKFAQSFLQGRGESELVG, encoded by the coding sequence ATGAAAACGCCCACCCCCCCTCGCTCGCCCGAGACCGACGAGCTGCTGCGCACCCTGCAGCAGCGCGAGGAGTGGTTTCGTGCGGTCTTCGAGGGCTCCGCCATGGGGATCGCCGTGGTGGACATGAAGGGGCGCTTCATCGACGCGAACGCCGCCTTCCTGCGCATGGTGGGGCGCACCGCGGAGGAGATGAAGGAGCTCCCCTTCGCGTCGCTCGACCACGAGGACGACCAGGAGCGCGACAGCCGCCTCTTCCGGCGGCTGGTGGCGGGGGAGCTGGCGCACTACCAGCTCGAAAAGCGGTACGTCCGAAAGGATGGCACCGAGCTTACCGTGCGCCTGACCGCATCGGTGGTGCGCGACGCGGATGGAAAGCCGCGCTTCTGCGTCGCGATGGTGGACGACGTCACCCAGCGCACCCGCGCCGAGGCGGAGCGGGAGCTGCTGGAGGAGCGCCTCCGACACCTGGCGCTCCACGACCCGCTCACCGGCCTCCCTAACCGCGTGCTTCTGGCGGAGCGGATGCATGAGGCGTCGGAAACTCCGGAGGGGGAGCCGGGGAAGTGCGCGGTCCTCTTCCTGGACCTGGACCGCTTCAAGAACGTCAACGACTCGCTGGGCCACGGCGCCGGCGACGAGCTGCTGCGCCAGGTTTCCGCTCGCCTGGCCGCCTGCGCGCGCCCCGGCGACACGGTGGCGCGCTTTGGCGGCGACGAGTTCATCCTCTTCCTACCGCGCGTTTCCGGCAAGGAGGAGGCGCTCACGGTGGCGGGACAGGTGCGCGACGTTCTCGCCGCGCCGCTGGAGCTGGGGAGCTACCGTACGTACACCTCGGCCAGCATCGGCGTGGCGCTGGGGGACTGCCCCGGTGAGTCGCCGGACGAGCTGCTGCGCAATGCCGACATGGCGATGTACCACGCCAAGGCGGGTACCAGCGGCACCCACCTGGCCGTCTTCGACGCGTCGATGCACCGCGCCGTCGTCGAGCGCCTACGCCTGGAGACGGACCTGCGCGCCGCGCTGGAACGGGGCGAGCTGCGCCTCTACTTCCAGCCCATCGTGTCGCTGGACACGGGCGCCGTGGTCGGCGCCGAGGCGCTGGCGCGGTGGGAGCACCCTGTGCACGGCCCGGTGCCGCCGGACCGCTTCATCCTGCTGGCCGAGGACACGGGGCTGATCGGCGCGCTGGGGGCGTGGGTGCTGGACGAGGCAGCGCGGCAGATCGCGTGGTGGCGCGCCGAGCTTCCCGAGGCCGCGGAGCTGGAGGTGAGCGTCAACCTCTCCGCTCGCCAGCTGCGCGAGCCGGGGCTGGTGGATGCCGTGGCCGCCACCCTGCGCGAGCATCACCTTCCGCCAGGCGCCCTCAAGCTGGAGCTCACCGAGAGCTCGCTGGTGCAGGACCCCGCCGCCGCCGCGGTGGTGCTGCGCGCGCTCAAGAAGCGCGACGTGCAGGTGTACCTGGACGATTTCGGCACGGGCTACTCGTCGCTCAGCTCCCTGCACCGCCTTCCGCTCGACGCCCTCAAGATCGACCGCTCCTTCGTGGCGGGCCTCGACGGCGGCAGCACCGGCGCGCACAAGGGCGCGGAGATCGTGCGCACCATCGTCGCCCTCGCCCGCAGCCTGGGCGTGCGCGTCGTCGCCGAGGGCGTCGAGACCCGCGAGCAGCTCGCCGCCCTGCACGACCTCGGCTGCGACTTCGCCCAGGGCTACCTGATCGGCCGCCCCGTCCCCGCCGACAAGTTCGCCCAGTCGTTCCTGCAGGGGCGCGGCGAGAGCGAGCTGGTGGGGTGA